The following nucleotide sequence is from Pseudomonadota bacterium.
AATACCGCTATGGATTTTGAGCCTGAAGAATTGAAAAGGCTTATAAGCATCAGTAGCGGATTTCATACACTTAACTGGAAAAAGAACATCATTTCACTTATTGATACTCCGGGGGATCAAAATTTTTTCACAGATACAATCAACTGCATGCAAGCTGTAGACGGAGCTGTTGTAGTTGTTGATGCAGTTGACGGAGTTAAAGTGCAAACAGAAATGGCATGGGATTATGCCGATCAATTTGGACTTCCACGTATTATATTCATCAATAAGCTCGACCGCGAAAGGGCGGATTTTTTTCGCACATTCAAAGATGCCACTGATATTTTTAAACCGAAACCGATAATACTCCAAATGCCAATAGGCTCTGAATCCGAATTTAAAGGAGTTGTGGATCTGATATCAATGAAGTCGTATATATATGATTCGGATGGTAAAGTCACAATCGGAGACATACCGGCGGATATGCTTGAAGATGCAAACAAGGAGAAAGAAGCTCTTATTGAAAACATTGCTGAAGCAGATGACTCGCTTATTGAAAAATATCTTGAAGGAACGGATATTTCTGATGATGAAATCAAATCAGCTTTAAAACAAGGCACGATATCAAAAACATTTGTACCAGTTGTATGCGGTTCAGCTATTAAGGGCATAGGAATAGATCTTCTTCTGGATTTGGTTTCAACTTGCATGCCCTCACCTGCTGAAACTGCCCCCAGAAAAGGTGTGGATTCAAAAGGCAATGAAATCGAACGCAAACCTGATCCTGCCGCTCCTTTTTCGGCATTTGTTTTTAAAACGGTTGCTGACCCCTATGCCGGACGCCTTTCAATAATAAAAATAGTGTCAGGCACACTTGGTGAAAGCGGAAATTTTTACAACATGAATAAGTCTTCAAGGGAGCGATATAACCAACTTCTTGCTATTGCAGGAAAGGAGCAAAAACCCATAACTGAAGCCGGTCCCGGAGAAATTATTACTGTTGCCAAACTGAAAGAAACTACGACAGGCGATACATTATGTGATGAATCCAATAAAATACTATTTGAGTGCGCCAAACCTCTTCCAAGT
It contains:
- the fusA gene encoding elongation factor G, with the translated sequence MSEKLDKLRNIALVGHGSSGKTSLSEVILFKTGIIKRLCRVEDGNTAMDFEPEELKRLISISSGFHTLNWKKNIISLIDTPGDQNFFTDTINCMQAVDGAVVVVDAVDGVKVQTEMAWDYADQFGLPRIIFINKLDRERADFFRTFKDATDIFKPKPIILQMPIGSESEFKGVVDLISMKSYIYDSDGKVTIGDIPADMLEDANKEKEALIENIAEADDSLIEKYLEGTDISDDEIKSALKQGTISKTFVPVVCGSAIKGIGIDLLLDLVSTCMPSPAETAPRKGVDSKGNEIERKPDPAAPFSAFVFKTVADPYAGRLSIIKIVSGTLGESGNFYNMNKSSRERYNQLLAIAGKEQKPITEAGPGEIITVAKLKETTTGDTLCDESNKILFECAKPLPSLISFAVGSKVKGEEDKIFISLSKILEEDTALKLERNAETKEILLSGRGQVHIEVVVEKLKRKFNVDTQLDTPKVPYKETIKKKVRVQGRHKKQSGGHGQFGDCWIQMEPLPKGSGFEFVDSIVGGAIPKQYIPAVEKGIIESAQRGVLAGFPCVDFKVTLDDGSFHAVDSSEMAFKVAGSLAFKKAVLEAKPVLLEPIMKVTITTPEEYMGDIMGNLNSRRGRVLGMDSAGKNQIIIANVPMSEFLSYEPDLRSMTGGRGIYAMEFSHLDEVPAQIAEKVIEEANKEKE